ATGCTGAAACGGTTGGCCGCGAACAGGGCTTCCATTGCCTCGCGATCGGCGAGGTCCACCGTGTGGAACGCGAAGCCGGGACTACCGTCCAGCTGGGCCAGCCGCGCGTGTTTCAGCGCCGGATCGTAGTAGTCATTGAAGTTGTCGATGCCGACGACGTCGTAGCCGTCCGCCAGCAGCGACCGGCAGTAGTGATAGCCGATGAATCCGGCGGCGCCGGTGACCAGGATTTTGCCGTCGCGCATAGGGGAGGGTCGCGGTGGTGACGTTATCGGGCGCGTAGTTTATCGCTGCTTGCACCAGCGCCGTGCGGCCGCCATGCTGCGCCGCGATGCGCATCCTGTATACCGTGCTGCTGTATCTGCTGACGCCACTGGCGCTGCTGCGTCTGGCCGTGCGTGGTTTGCAGCTGCGCGACTATTGGCGGCGATGGGGCGAGCGATTCGGCCTGGTGGTGCCCGCCGCCGAGCCTACGGAAGTCTGGGTACATGCCGTGTCCGTGGGTGAGTCGCTGGCGGCGATGCCGATGATTCGCGAACTGGTGGATCAGTACGGACCCGGCCGCGTCTGGGTCACGACCACCACGCCCACCGGCAGCGCGCGCGTGCGCGAGTCCCTGGGCGACGCGGTGCGGCACAGCTACTTTCCCTACGATCTGCCGGGCTCGGTGCGGCGCGCCATGCGGCGAATCGCACCACGTCGCATCGTGATCATGGAAACCGAATTGTGGCCCAACCTGTTCCGTGCGGCGCGAAACCGCGACGTACCCTTGCTGGTGGCGAACGCGCGCCTGTCACCGCGATCGTTCCGCGGCTACTCGCGGGTGCGCGGCTTCGCCGCCGAGACGCTGCAGAACTGCGCCCTGATCGCGGCACAGTCCGAACATGATGCGATGCGCTTCAAGAGCCTGGGGGCACCGCGTGTGGAGGTCATGGGCAACATCAAGTTCGATCTCACGGTGCCGGCCGATCAGGTCGAAGCCGGTGCCGAACTGCGCGAGCGCTTCGGCGCGGCTCGGCCGGTATGGATCGCCGCGAGCACGCACGAGGGCGAGGAAGTGGCCGCACTCGACGCCCATCGCGAGTTACGCAAGCACTTCCCCGATGCCGTGCTGATTCTGGTGCCGCGACACCCGCAACGATTCGACACGGTGTGGGGCCTGATCGACCGTTCGCGTCTGCGTGGCGCGCGCCGACAGTGGAACAACGCCGATGCGCACACCGAGGTTTTGCTCGGCGACAGCATGGGCGAAATGTTCACCTATCTTGCCGCCAGCGACCTCGTCTTCGTCGGCGGCAGTTTCGCGGCTGTCGGCGGCCACAACATTCTGGAGCCGGCCGCGATCGGCAAGCCCGTCTTGTTCGGCCCGCAGATGCACAACTTTCTGCCGTCGCGGGCGCTGCTGCTGTCGCTCGGCGCCGCCGTGGAAGTGCCGTACGCGGCCAAGCTCGGCCCCGAACTGATCGCGCTGTTCGGGAACGCCGAGCGTCGGCGTCGCATGGGTGCCGACGGGCGCGCCGCCATTGCCGCCAACCGTGGCGCGCTGCGTCGTTTGATCGAACTGCTCGACGGTTTGTAGCCGCTCAGCAAGAGGCGTTTCGCTTGGTGGCGTCTCGGTTTGCGCACCGTCAGATGATGCGCAGGACTCAGTCCGGATCGTCCACGTCCGGACTGTCCGGTTGCTCGTCGTCTTCCGGATCGTCGGTTTCCGCTACATTCCCGGCTTTCGGCTTGGCGGGTATGCCGGAGTCCGGTTTCGGTACGGTCTTGAGATCGGCCGGCAGATTCCACTCCTCCGGCGCAAAGCCCGCACCGCGCATTGCACGAACCAGGGTTTCGAGCGGCTTGCGACTGCCCCGCGTCGAAACCAGCGAACCGGATCGTGCGATCACGGTGTCGAGTTTTTCCAGCACCAGGGCCCGGTCGCGTATCGGTGATCCGGTGCTGTTGCGGCGTTGCGCCCATTTCTGCGCGAATGTGAACTCTGCCGTCGGCACGATCAGCGCGCCCTCGCCCGGCATCACCAGCTGCACCAGCTCACCGTAACGGCTGACTTGCAGCCGCGTCAGTGCGGATTCGAACATCTTGAGGTCAGGCATGAGCGCTTCGGGTCGTCCTGAGGGAATCGCCTGGACCGCTTTCGGTTCAGCGGCATCCACCTTGCCACAGGCCGGGATACGCCGCCTTAAAGGCCATGCCGCGAGCGGCACCCCGCAGAATGAATCTGCTGCGGCATGGTCGTTCCCTCAGCCCCCTCTCCCGCAAGCGGGCGAGGTTAGGTCGGCATCACGCCGCGCGTGATTCACGCTAATGCCGGACCGGCAATCCTTCAACGCTCGATAGTGCCGCCGTAGTACCCGTGCTTCTGGGACCTGAGTTATGCTTCGCGCCCGCCATGACGTCGGATTCATGGCGCGGCGTTAGCAAGGCGAGGAACCCGCCGTAGGTGAAGCCGCATGCTGCCGTTACAATGAAGCCCGACGCGCCTGTAGCTCAGCTGGATAGAGTACTGCCCTCCGAAGGCAGGGGTCGCAGGTTCGAATCCTGCCAGGCGCGCCAATCAATCCAAGCTCGCAGTACCGTTCAAGGCGAGACGGCCTTCAAGGCTCGTATTCGAACCTGCGGCCCCAGAACAACGCATCGCCCGGCGATGGAAAGCGAAGCGAGCCATCGCGAGTTCGAATCCTGCCAGGCGCGCCAATCAATCCAAGCTCGCAGTACCGTTCAAGGCGAGACGGCCTCCAAGGCTCGTATTCGAACCTGCGACCCCAGAACAACGCATCGCCCGGCGATGGAAAGCGAAGCGAGCCATCGCGAGCTCGAATCCTCCCAGGCTCTCCAATCAATCACTTAGCAGATGCTGCCGTCTGAGCTTGTCCGTTTCTTATGCATTTTTTGGATGGCAAGCAATCAATCCGCAATAGCCTTCAGCAACGCATCCTTCGCGTCGGGTAACTACTCACCCGTTTCAGCGTAGAGCTGACCGGAAAGCGCGAGTTGGATAGCGATGAGGGGGTTGTATCCACGGTTGGCCATGGTCTGCAGGTAGCTGGAGATGCGGCAATAGGCTTGGGCGTACGCCCGGTTGCGGAAGCAACCGGAGACTTTCCGCTTGACCTTGCTCATGCGCAGCTCACGCTCGGCACGATTGTTGGTAAACGCGACATGAGACTCTTTGGCAAACAGCAGGACGGCGCTCTCATGGTCGCTCAGTCGTTCCCACAGCTTGTGGGCATCTGATTTGGCGATTCGGCCGCGCTTGCCGTTCTGCCGTGGGGGAATCGGCGGGAGTTCCTTGTCGCCCCGGGTCAGGATGTTGCGGTAGAGTTTCGGGAGTTTCGCGTATTCACGGCCGTTGAGCTTTTTCCGTTTGCGCCTGGAGACCACCGCGCAGGTCTGTTGCAGCAGGCGCTTGAGGTTTCTCGCCCAGGCGTAGCCGTCGGCGTCGGCGTCGGCGATGAAGGTGAGCTCCCGCAAGAGGTGCGCGCCGCACAGCCTGTGCCCGCAGTGGTCGTACGAGAAGTAGGAGGCCCAGCAGTCGTGGATCATGGCGCCGCCGTAGCACGGGATGACACCGATGTCCGCCATCGCTTCGAGCCCACGCTTGGGGTGCAGGAACTTCAAGACGTACTTGAGGAGCGTGCCCCGGAGATCGCGAGGCCAATCAGGGTCTGCTCGAGTTCGTGCTCGTCTTGGCGGTGTGCTTCTCCAGGAACACGGCCATCAGGAGCTTCAGGAGCATCAGCAGTGCCTCCACCAGGGCGCGGCCGCCGAGGTGGGTCTCTATGATGGCCGGCTCGGTAAGCCAAGGAACCCACAGTGTCAATTGTGTCCAGAGGTCAGCTGACCGACGGCGGTGATCTGGGGCCAGCGCGGCGCGGGGTCAGGCTTGGGTGGCGATGAAGCCGTACTGAGTCAGGGCCTTGATCCAACGGGGCGCGTTGCGTTTGACGCTGCGGGCTTGGTAATCGACGACGGTGTTTCAGTACGGCTGGTTGCGGCTGAGCATGTAGAAGACGGTTCGCAAAAGCTTGTGGGCCATCAGTTCTCTGAGCACGAAGACATGGCTGGCCGTCAGCTCGCCTTGCACGGCATCGAACAGCGTCTCGCGGGTGGCCTTGAGCCGCCGACTGCCCGTGGACGTCACTGACCGACCACGCCCAGGCGGATGCCGAACCGAAAAAGCCTGATGGCGATCAATCGCTGTCGGCCGGTTCAACGTGCGCTCTCGAAGGAAGTAATCTGGGGGGCGAGTCGGTCCGGTGGGTCACGTTAGAGTGCGGGGTCATTGCCGCCAAAAATTTGCGCGACCTTCTTCCTCCATCTCCCGCCCTACTGTCTCTTTCTTCCTCGGGGGCAGCGCACGTCGCAATCATCGTTAGCGTGAATCACGCGCGGCGTGATGCCGAACGACCCTCGCCCTCTCGCGGGAGAGGCGCTCGCGGCATGGCCGTTAGTACCGGCCGAACACCGGACTATGGCGCGACCATGAAGTCCGGTGGCTCCGGCGCGGCCCAAAGCACTTCTGCGGCGTCTTCGGCGCAGTAACGCCGCGCCGCCTCGGCTGCCTCCTGGATCAAAGCCTGGCGCTCCTCGGGCGCCATCGGGTCCGGCCGTCCGCTCGGGTCGCGCCCGGAAACCTGTGTCGCGCTTCGGTAGGCCGCGACCCGCTCCTGACGTAGACCACACTCCGCCCGGACTTTCTCCGCGAACTCGCGTGGCACGACCGACAGCGATCGGGGCGCGATCTGGCGCGATTCGATGTAGTGACGATCAAGGCGCAGGGCCGGGCCCGGCGCACGATCCGCGTAGTGCACGACACCGTTCGCGTCCGTCCACTTGTAGACGCCGGCCGCAAGAGACAGAGACGTGGACGTCAGCATCGGCAGTAAGCACACGCAGATGCGAACGACCGGTTTCATTGACTGTCGGCGCCGCAAGTGTCTCGAACCCGGGCCTGCGTCCGTTCGAGCAGCTGCGCATGCTGAACCGCGTCGAGCGTTCGGCGCTGGCCCAGGGCGTCTTCCTCGATGATGCTTTCGGCGTCCCGATACTGCTGCAGGCGCTGCCTTGCCGCCTCGCAATCCGCCGACGCTGACGGGGCCTGCGTGTCGGAAGCAGGCATCGCCCGGTCGGGAATTTGGGCAGCGCCCGGCGCCGGCTGGTCGCCAAAGTGCGCGCGTCCCTGGGCGTCAACCCAGCGATAAATCGTCGCACCGCTGACTGCAGTTGGTGCAGCCAGACAGAGGCTCAACAGGAATACGATTTCGCGCAGCATTGGCGCCCTCCCGCGACCAGCGCTCAGTGTATTGTGCGGCTGACGGCGCGCACAAACGGCGTTCG
This region of Banduia mediterranea genomic DNA includes:
- the waaA gene encoding lipid IV(A) 3-deoxy-D-manno-octulosonic acid transferase; protein product: MRILYTVLLYLLTPLALLRLAVRGLQLRDYWRRWGERFGLVVPAAEPTEVWVHAVSVGESLAAMPMIRELVDQYGPGRVWVTTTTPTGSARVRESLGDAVRHSYFPYDLPGSVRRAMRRIAPRRIVIMETELWPNLFRAARNRDVPLLVANARLSPRSFRGYSRVRGFAAETLQNCALIAAQSEHDAMRFKSLGAPRVEVMGNIKFDLTVPADQVEAGAELRERFGAARPVWIAASTHEGEEVAALDAHRELRKHFPDAVLILVPRHPQRFDTVWGLIDRSRLRGARRQWNNADAHTEVLLGDSMGEMFTYLAASDLVFVGGSFAAVGGHNILEPAAIGKPVLFGPQMHNFLPSRALLLSLGAAVEVPYAAKLGPELIALFGNAERRRRMGADGRAAIAANRGALRRLIELLDGL
- a CDS encoding IS66 family transposase; its protein translation is MKFLHPKRGLEAMADIGVIPCYGGAMIHDCWASYFSYDHCGHRLCGAHLLRELTFIADADADGYAWARNLKRLLQQTCAVVSRRKRKKLNGREYAKLPKLYRNILTRGDKELPPIPPRQNGKRGRIAKSDAHKLWERLSDHESAVLLFAKESHVAFTNNRAERELRMSKVKRKVSGCFRNRAYAQAYCRISSYLQTMANRGYNPLIAIQLALSGQLYAETGE
- a CDS encoding DUF4124 domain-containing protein, coding for MKPVVRICVCLLPMLTSTSLSLAAGVYKWTDANGVVHYADRAPGPALRLDRHYIESRQIAPRSLSVVPREFAEKVRAECGLRQERVAAYRSATQVSGRDPSGRPDPMAPEERQALIQEAAEAARRYCAEDAAEVLWAAPEPPDFMVAP
- a CDS encoding DUF4124 domain-containing protein; translated protein: MLREIVFLLSLCLAAPTAVSGATIYRWVDAQGRAHFGDQPAPGAAQIPDRAMPASDTQAPSASADCEAARQRLQQYRDAESIIEEDALGQRRTLDAVQHAQLLERTQARVRDTCGADSQ